A window from Halomicrobium urmianum encodes these proteins:
- a CDS encoding YcaO-like family protein, which yields MDTDVALVGSGPAAEAALAALSDADLAVEGGASAIDSARAAVVVDRIGADAFDRVNELARESSTPWLAVELGGVGGYPVVDVAVAGFDPGRECYDCLRGRVASNVDDESEPVPAPDGPTQRLAGAVAGRRVVAMFEGDQEAAPLGRVIEVPHAERRFLPLPGCGCGGERDHLPRRDDDPVDVETALALAEQGLDDRTGIVQQVGEAHSYPAPYYLAELCDTSGFSDATAPRKAAGVAVDWDSAFMKALGESFERYAAGVYDESDARTAAADDLAAVVEPSRFVAPGEAPDGELEWVLAENLDSGAEHWVPADLVFHPPRSRDIRPAVTTGLGLGSSGVDALLSGLTEVIERDAAMLSWYSTYEPLGLAVEDEGYETLAARARSEGLEATPLLLTQDVDVPVVAVAVHREGERSEPSERASGSEQGERHASREGDWPRFAVGSAADLDPARAARGALEEAVQNWTELRSMGPEQAAEESGAIGEYAEFPEAARAFVDPAQTIPADSVGPDEVPEGGAALDALVDRLSAAGLDAYATRTTTRDLELLGFEAVRVLVPDAQPLFFGDPFFGERAERVPDDLGFEPRLDRDHHPFP from the coding sequence ATGGACACCGACGTTGCGCTCGTCGGCTCGGGGCCGGCCGCGGAGGCCGCCCTGGCCGCGCTCTCGGACGCCGACCTCGCCGTCGAGGGCGGAGCGTCCGCTATCGACTCCGCCCGGGCGGCCGTCGTCGTCGACCGGATCGGCGCCGACGCCTTCGACCGCGTGAACGAACTGGCCCGCGAGTCGAGCACGCCGTGGCTGGCCGTGGAACTGGGCGGCGTCGGCGGCTATCCCGTCGTCGACGTCGCCGTCGCCGGCTTCGATCCCGGCCGGGAGTGTTACGACTGCCTGCGCGGGCGCGTCGCGTCGAACGTCGACGACGAGTCCGAGCCGGTGCCGGCGCCGGACGGGCCGACCCAGCGACTGGCGGGCGCCGTCGCCGGTCGCCGCGTCGTCGCCATGTTCGAGGGCGATCAGGAGGCGGCGCCGCTGGGCCGCGTCATCGAGGTGCCGCACGCCGAGCGACGGTTCCTCCCGCTGCCCGGCTGTGGCTGCGGCGGCGAGCGCGACCACCTGCCCCGCCGCGACGACGACCCGGTCGACGTCGAGACGGCGCTCGCCCTCGCCGAGCAGGGGCTCGACGATCGGACCGGCATCGTCCAGCAGGTCGGCGAGGCGCACTCCTACCCGGCGCCGTACTACCTCGCAGAGCTCTGCGACACGTCCGGGTTCAGCGACGCCACGGCGCCGCGGAAGGCCGCCGGCGTCGCCGTCGACTGGGACAGCGCGTTCATGAAGGCGCTCGGCGAGTCCTTCGAGCGGTACGCCGCCGGCGTCTACGACGAGAGCGACGCACGGACCGCGGCGGCGGACGACCTGGCGGCGGTCGTCGAGCCGTCGCGATTCGTCGCGCCGGGCGAGGCTCCCGACGGCGAACTGGAGTGGGTCCTCGCGGAGAACCTCGATTCGGGCGCGGAGCACTGGGTCCCCGCGGACCTGGTCTTCCACCCGCCGCGCTCCCGGGATATCCGGCCCGCTGTCACGACCGGCCTCGGCCTCGGGTCGTCGGGCGTCGACGCGCTCCTGTCGGGGCTGACCGAGGTGATCGAGCGCGACGCTGCCATGCTGTCGTGGTACTCGACCTACGAGCCGCTGGGCCTGGCCGTCGAGGACGAGGGCTACGAGACGCTCGCGGCCCGTGCGCGTTCCGAGGGGCTGGAAGCGACGCCGCTGCTGCTGACGCAGGACGTCGACGTTCCGGTGGTTGCAGTTGCGGTGCATCGCGAGGGCGAGCGAAGCGAGCCCTCGGAACGAGCGAGCGGGAGCGAACAGGGTGAGCGACACGCGAGCCGCGAGGGTGACTGGCCCCGCTTCGCCGTGGGCTCGGCCGCCGACCTCGACCCGGCGCGGGCCGCCCGCGGCGCGCTGGAGGAGGCCGTCCAGAACTGGACGGAACTCCGGAGCATGGGGCCCGAGCAGGCGGCCGAGGAGAGCGGCGCCATCGGCGAGTACGCCGAGTTCCCCGAGGCGGCCCGCGCGTTCGTCGACCCGGCGCAGACCATCCCGGCCGACTCGGTCGGGCCCGACGAGGTGCCCGAGGGCGGGGCCGCCCTAGACGCGCTTGTCGACCGGCTCTCGGCGGCCGGGCTGGACGCCTACGCGACCCGGACGACGACGCGGGACCTGGAGCTGCTCGGGTTCGAGGCCGTGCGCGTGCTGGTTCCGGACGCCCAGCCGCTCTTTTTCGGCGACCCGTTCTTCGGCGAACGGGCCGAGCGCGTGCCCGACGACCTCGGGTTCGAGCCGCGGCTGGACCGCGATCATCATCCGTTCCCGTAA
- a CDS encoding DUF63 family protein gives METQDVLGDVDPLRGWLVAFVAFVGVVAAGAAAAPRLVWDRFLWQYFWGPVAADAQAANCAVREGSTVNLLYDASACASAQGGDAVYAEPGYTLVSEVGYMVVLVFMLIGVYFLLEKYDLARKLSLYYALVPFMLLGGTLRVVEDATDAAVGAGVDPALPYPWNSLLVSPVIYFVLFVITLGALLAVRRLDSAGLVDDAHGTLTLLGSALLAGSLLYLLVLALTREYVSLYPQMLVLTVGLATAIAYGAFRLIDARYEHVTAATGWVSFFVLWGHAIDGVANVLSADWLPAIGIPLQYYAKHPANRMIIAATETLQPASLSAAIGTSWPFLVVKMVVATLVLWLFTDEFVEDSPRYALVLLVAVTAVGLGPGTRDMVRVTFGI, from the coding sequence ATGGAAACCCAGGACGTGCTAGGCGACGTCGACCCGCTGCGGGGGTGGCTGGTGGCGTTCGTCGCGTTCGTCGGCGTCGTCGCGGCGGGGGCGGCCGCGGCGCCGCGGCTCGTGTGGGACCGGTTCCTCTGGCAGTACTTCTGGGGGCCGGTCGCCGCCGACGCACAGGCGGCCAACTGCGCGGTCCGCGAGGGGTCGACGGTCAACCTGCTGTACGACGCGAGCGCCTGTGCCTCGGCGCAGGGCGGCGACGCCGTCTACGCCGAGCCGGGGTACACCCTGGTCTCGGAGGTCGGCTACATGGTCGTCCTCGTGTTCATGCTGATCGGGGTGTACTTCCTGCTGGAGAAGTACGACCTCGCGCGGAAGCTGTCGCTGTACTACGCACTGGTCCCGTTCATGCTGCTCGGCGGGACGCTGCGAGTGGTCGAGGACGCCACGGACGCCGCGGTCGGCGCGGGCGTCGACCCGGCGCTGCCGTACCCGTGGAACTCGCTGCTGGTGAGTCCGGTCATCTACTTCGTGCTGTTCGTCATCACGCTGGGCGCGCTGCTGGCAGTGCGCCGACTGGACTCGGCCGGGCTGGTCGACGACGCCCACGGCACGCTGACGCTCCTCGGGAGCGCGCTGCTGGCGGGGTCGCTGCTGTACCTGCTCGTCCTGGCGCTGACCCGCGAGTACGTCAGCCTGTACCCACAGATGCTCGTACTGACCGTCGGGCTGGCGACGGCCATCGCCTACGGCGCCTTCCGCCTGATCGACGCCCGTTACGAGCACGTCACGGCCGCGACGGGCTGGGTGAGCTTCTTCGTCCTCTGGGGGCACGCCATCGACGGCGTCGCCAACGTCCTCTCGGCCGACTGGCTGCCGGCGATCGGCATCCCGCTACAGTACTACGCCAAGCACCCGGCCAACCGGATGATCATCGCCGCCACGGAGACGCTCCAGCCGGCCTCCCTGAGCGCGGCGATCGGCACCTCCTGGCCGTTCCTCGTCGTGAAGATGGTCGTCGCCACGCTCGTGCTGTGGCTGTTCACCGACGAGTTCGTCGAGGACAGCCCCCGCTACGCGCTGGTCCTGCTCGTCGCCGTGACCGCCGTCGGCCTCGGGCCCGGGACCCGCGACATGGTGCGGGTGACGTTCGGGATCTGA
- a CDS encoding inositol monophosphatase family protein, with translation MTDAHHRAAIAERAARAGGVVAREGFRADHAVETKDNKNDLVTELDRDSQRQVVATVREEFPDDAFVCEEDAVRDDGANLVDDLPESGPAWIVDPIDGTTNFVHGSRTWATAVAAVEDGEPAAAAVYLPSQEELYAGGPDSATRDGESLSVSDRTDPEIFVVAPVGWFGMDERDAFGDLCRAVVERFGDMRRIGSFQATLAQVADGALEGLVCPNATHAWDTVAGVHLVREAGGTVTDVDGDRWRHDSEGLVASNGEAHDALVEAAQDALE, from the coding sequence ATGACGGACGCACACCACCGGGCGGCGATCGCCGAGCGCGCGGCGCGGGCCGGCGGCGTCGTCGCGCGGGAGGGCTTCCGCGCCGACCACGCCGTCGAGACCAAGGACAACAAGAACGACCTCGTGACGGAGCTCGACCGGGACTCCCAGCGGCAGGTGGTGGCCACCGTCCGCGAGGAGTTCCCCGACGACGCGTTCGTCTGCGAGGAGGACGCCGTCCGCGACGACGGCGCGAATCTGGTCGACGACCTGCCCGAGTCGGGCCCGGCGTGGATCGTCGACCCCATCGACGGCACGACGAACTTCGTCCACGGGAGTCGCACCTGGGCGACGGCGGTGGCCGCGGTGGAGGACGGCGAGCCGGCCGCCGCCGCGGTCTACCTCCCCTCGCAGGAGGAACTCTACGCTGGCGGCCCAGACAGCGCGACCCGCGACGGCGAGTCCCTGTCGGTCAGCGACCGGACCGATCCCGAGATCTTCGTCGTCGCGCCGGTCGGCTGGTTCGGCATGGACGAGCGCGACGCCTTCGGCGACCTCTGTCGCGCCGTCGTCGAGCGGTTCGGCGACATGCGCCGCATCGGCTCCTTCCAGGCCACGCTCGCGCAGGTCGCCGACGGCGCCCTGGAGGGGCTGGTCTGTCCCAACGCGACGCACGCCTGGGACACCGTCGCCGGCGTCCACCTCGTCCGCGAGGCCGGCGGCACCGTCACCGACGTCGACGGCGACCGCTGGCGACACGACAGCGAGGGCCTGGTCGCCTCCAACGGCGAGGCCCACGACGCGCTCGTGGAAGCGGCCCAGGACGCACTGGAGTGA
- a CDS encoding DUF1156 domain-containing protein, whose protein sequence is METWDKLPLNLMDELAEKETYRRDVYRPIYSLHKWWARRPGSTFRCLGLAALTDDTITKDNILTERSSGSHDGLYLDSYDKNINPNDEHIDRDVTVLDPFAGGGTTLVEMNRLGADVTGYELNPVAWWTEKKSMDDVNLDVLEQEFDRILKETREELASLGEDEDINCYTTIDPRTGKECEVLYYFQSQRIPCLTCDEEVQLFPRYQLAKTKKTRPGALYCPNQDCDDRIIELKDRSKGLDEGDEVKFVDGRVKILTGMDSDEEPDLTISEDGNEVCPNCASEFDPNDGTYGYGKYTCSNGHKHDVKETLQRRDEKPQFDRFALQYLDPQGNKRIKEFDEADRQRVKEAQKKLDNIRDKLPIPEQKIPVGDETDRIVNNYNYIHFQDLFTNRHLLTFGLLFDKARKTREQDFEHADSENIAEFLITTISASLEYNCKLCRWHTGNSKGISVFERHSFAPKPQPVEPNPLNGAGNISSVQNFFDKVYEAKQYCERPFEKVKNRQKGNVEQFYVETESIAEDRVAGLDCKTAERMDEEDESVDYVITDPPYYDNVQYSELSDYFYVWLRECLQEEYDEFQPELVPKAREIVANKSANKDEEFFVESLANVFSECHRVLKQDGEMVFTYHHNENEAWSVILEALIRSGFTVTGAYPVQSEMPNNPHISELDNAEYDILIYANKEQADEEITLTELRQNLFFELQDMAAEERERHEDLSKADLGVILRGKCMYYYSRYYPNVYSEGEQAGIDEALETVDSIIEQVLEGSVNLPASIDSVSEAYAAFVQRGPEGYDDLNKQLLAKNLNVSELEEENLVKGPRDRKEPVPADERVHHIERKLSKNGDGVQQTLGGDETESDALLDIDKVQYLYHLYKTDQNTSEFLNEWKDDDLEALAEFLADATGDDRYENVMEMNLAQF, encoded by the coding sequence ATGGAAACCTGGGACAAACTACCGCTGAACCTGATGGACGAACTGGCCGAGAAAGAGACGTACCGCCGTGACGTGTACCGCCCCATCTATTCGCTTCACAAGTGGTGGGCACGCCGTCCCGGCTCAACCTTCCGCTGTCTCGGTCTTGCGGCACTGACCGACGATACAATTACGAAGGACAACATTCTCACCGAGCGGTCTAGTGGGAGCCACGACGGCCTGTATCTCGACTCCTACGACAAGAACATCAATCCAAATGATGAGCACATTGACCGCGACGTGACTGTTCTTGACCCCTTCGCAGGAGGAGGGACAACCCTTGTCGAGATGAACCGACTGGGAGCGGATGTTACCGGATACGAACTCAATCCGGTTGCATGGTGGACCGAAAAAAAGTCGATGGACGACGTCAATCTCGACGTTCTAGAACAGGAATTCGACCGGATATTAAAGGAAACAAGAGAAGAACTGGCGAGTCTCGGCGAAGACGAGGACATCAACTGCTATACCACCATTGACCCTCGGACTGGAAAAGAGTGTGAAGTGCTCTATTACTTCCAGTCACAGCGGATTCCCTGTTTGACTTGCGACGAGGAAGTCCAACTCTTTCCACGTTATCAACTGGCTAAGACAAAGAAGACTCGTCCAGGTGCACTCTATTGCCCAAATCAGGACTGTGACGACCGTATCATCGAACTCAAGGACCGCAGTAAAGGACTCGATGAGGGAGACGAGGTCAAGTTCGTTGATGGCAGGGTAAAGATTCTCACAGGGATGGATAGTGACGAGGAGCCGGACCTAACTATCTCAGAAGATGGAAACGAAGTGTGTCCGAACTGTGCTTCCGAGTTTGACCCTAATGACGGGACATACGGGTACGGGAAGTACACTTGCTCAAACGGCCACAAACATGACGTCAAGGAAACCCTTCAACGACGCGACGAAAAGCCACAATTCGACAGATTTGCACTCCAATATCTAGACCCTCAAGGGAACAAACGTATCAAGGAATTTGATGAGGCCGACCGTCAACGTGTGAAAGAAGCACAGAAAAAGTTAGACAATATCCGTGATAAACTCCCAATTCCGGAACAAAAAATCCCAGTAGGGGACGAAACAGACCGTATTGTAAACAATTATAACTATATTCACTTCCAGGACCTTTTCACTAATCGCCATCTGTTGACCTTTGGATTATTATTTGATAAAGCACGAAAGACACGTGAACAAGACTTTGAACACGCTGATTCAGAGAACATTGCAGAGTTCTTGATTACGACAATCTCCGCATCGTTAGAATACAACTGTAAACTTTGTCGGTGGCATACGGGCAACTCTAAGGGGATTAGTGTTTTTGAGAGACATTCTTTCGCTCCGAAACCCCAGCCAGTTGAACCTAATCCGCTAAACGGGGCGGGTAATATATCTTCGGTTCAGAACTTCTTTGACAAGGTCTATGAGGCGAAGCAATACTGTGAACGTCCTTTCGAGAAAGTCAAGAATCGACAAAAAGGCAATGTAGAACAGTTCTATGTTGAAACGGAATCAATTGCTGAAGACCGCGTTGCGGGTCTAGACTGTAAAACAGCAGAACGGATGGACGAAGAGGACGAGTCGGTGGACTACGTCATTACAGACCCACCGTACTATGACAATGTCCAGTATTCGGAACTCTCCGACTATTTCTACGTTTGGCTCCGGGAGTGTCTTCAAGAAGAGTATGATGAGTTCCAGCCTGAATTAGTTCCGAAGGCCCGAGAAATCGTCGCTAACAAGAGTGCCAACAAGGATGAAGAGTTCTTTGTGGAGTCGCTCGCTAACGTATTCTCGGAGTGTCACCGCGTTCTGAAACAAGACGGTGAGATGGTGTTCACGTACCATCACAATGAGAACGAAGCGTGGTCCGTGATTCTGGAGGCCCTCATCAGGAGTGGCTTCACGGTGACCGGTGCCTACCCTGTTCAGTCGGAGATGCCGAACAATCCTCATATCTCCGAACTCGACAACGCGGAGTACGACATCCTCATCTACGCCAACAAGGAGCAAGCAGACGAGGAAATTACTCTCACGGAACTCCGTCAGAATCTCTTCTTCGAGTTGCAGGACATGGCCGCCGAAGAGCGTGAGCGGCATGAAGACCTCTCGAAGGCCGACCTCGGAGTCATTCTCCGTGGGAAGTGTATGTACTACTACTCTCGATACTACCCGAACGTCTACTCCGAAGGCGAACAGGCCGGGATTGACGAGGCGCTGGAGACCGTTGACTCCATCATCGAGCAGGTTCTTGAGGGGTCGGTCAATCTCCCCGCGAGCATTGATTCGGTGAGCGAAGCATACGCCGCATTCGTCCAACGCGGTCCCGAAGGATACGACGACCTCAACAAGCAACTCCTCGCCAAGAATCTCAACGTCAGTGAACTCGAAGAGGAGAACCTCGTGAAAGGCCCGCGTGACCGGAAAGAGCCGGTCCCCGCTGACGAGCGAGTTCACCACATTGAACGGAAACTTAGCAAGAACGGAGACGGCGTCCAGCAGACGCTCGGAGGAGACGAAACAGAGTCGGATGCACTGCTGGACATCGACAAGGTTCAATACCTCTATCATCTCTACAAGACGGACCAGAATACCTCTGAGTTCCTCAACGAGTGGAAAGATGACGACCTCGAAGCCCTCGCGGAGTTCCTGGCCGACGCTACTGGGGATGACCGCTATGAGAACGTGATGGAGATGAACTTGGCACAATTCTGA
- a CDS encoding SWIM zinc finger family protein, whose protein sequence is MVGVEERDGVAVPAECECPADLHREPDCKHKVALATVGGSTVLQAAVAYEPPAPASSDTPTSGATTAADMLQTDGGTVAVEASADEPDTCPNGEEWCPGPDADELPCFPCYCDREEREAREV, encoded by the coding sequence GTGGTCGGCGTCGAGGAGCGGGACGGCGTTGCAGTCCCTGCCGAGTGTGAGTGTCCTGCTGACCTGCACAGGGAACCGGACTGTAAGCACAAGGTCGCACTGGCGACGGTCGGGGGCTCGACCGTTCTGCAAGCCGCTGTCGCTTACGAGCCGCCCGCGCCGGCGTCATCGGATACTCCCACGAGCGGAGCGACCACTGCCGCCGATATGCTCCAGACCGACGGCGGGACGGTCGCGGTCGAAGCCTCTGCCGACGAGCCGGATACCTGCCCAAACGGCGAGGAGTGGTGTCCCGGTCCCGACGCCGACGAGTTGCCCTGTTTCCCTTGCTACTGCGACCGTGAGGAGCGGGAGGCAAGGGAGGTGTAA
- a CDS encoding tyrosine-type recombinase/integrase, giving the protein MSRESDFVSNIGEQSDVQIPFPLVPDESAKMLNEKQEFDYRNHREKFARWLLREGKEPDEKIGYAEATAKRTMYRLGLFERFVWKKEDEYVAVPTTDHADSFIDAVAYSDKSQSHKKKCLTSVKRYFKWRHCEYDEPDWDPDQTFSTNNSQQPQDYLTKGERQELREAALEYGTIPSYSTVKCKEERRERLKPYVAEHTGTPVEELGVDDWEENEIPSWRYTSMVWASLDAGLRPDEVASAKTSWVDVENAVLRIPKEESSKNFDNWEVSLRTDTARALERWMHERSHYPMFDDTDQLWLTTHGNPFTPRSLRRLLRRLCDRAGIEYENRRMSWYSIRHSVGTYMTREEDLAAAQAQLRHKSPETTMKYDAAPVSDRRDALDKMG; this is encoded by the coding sequence ATGTCCCGCGAGTCCGATTTCGTTTCCAACATCGGCGAGCAGTCCGACGTACAGATTCCCTTCCCGCTCGTTCCCGATGAGTCGGCGAAGATGCTGAACGAAAAGCAGGAGTTCGACTACCGAAACCACCGGGAAAAGTTCGCCCGGTGGCTCCTGCGAGAAGGGAAAGAGCCGGATGAAAAGATAGGATACGCAGAGGCCACAGCGAAGCGGACGATGTACCGTTTGGGTCTGTTCGAGCGATTCGTCTGGAAGAAAGAAGATGAGTACGTCGCCGTTCCGACGACAGACCACGCGGATTCCTTCATCGACGCCGTCGCGTACTCTGACAAGAGCCAGTCGCACAAGAAGAAGTGCCTCACTTCGGTCAAGCGATATTTCAAGTGGCGACACTGCGAGTACGATGAACCCGACTGGGACCCGGACCAAACGTTTAGCACAAACAACTCTCAGCAACCGCAGGACTACCTCACGAAAGGCGAACGCCAGGAACTCCGAGAAGCGGCTCTCGAATATGGGACCATCCCCTCTTACAGTACGGTCAAGTGCAAAGAGGAACGCCGTGAGCGCCTGAAACCCTACGTTGCTGAACACACCGGAACGCCGGTCGAAGAACTTGGTGTAGACGACTGGGAGGAAAACGAAATCCCGAGTTGGCGGTACACGTCGATGGTGTGGGCTAGCCTGGACGCAGGGCTTCGTCCCGATGAGGTCGCCAGCGCGAAAACGTCGTGGGTTGACGTCGAGAATGCCGTCCTCCGTATCCCGAAAGAAGAGTCCTCGAAGAACTTCGACAACTGGGAAGTGAGTCTCCGAACGGATACCGCGCGGGCACTGGAACGCTGGATGCACGAACGGAGCCACTACCCGATGTTTGACGACACGGACCAGTTGTGGCTAACCACTCACGGGAACCCGTTCACACCGCGGTCCCTCCGGCGGCTCCTGCGTCGCCTGTGTGACCGCGCCGGCATCGAGTACGAGAACCGGCGGATGAGTTGGTACTCGATTCGCCACTCGGTCGGGACCTACATGACCCGCGAGGAAGACCTCGCAGCGGCACAGGCACAACTCCGGCACAAGAGTCCCGAAACGACGATGAAATACGACGCCGCGCCGGTTAGTGACCGCCGCGACGCGCTCGACAAAATGGGCTGA
- a CDS encoding DUF309 domain-containing protein gives MDEHTRDPSVAPPAGDPTGWRADGQWEHATLRRAVVHGVRLYNAGEFHESHDCFEDEWYNYGTGSTESAFLHGMVQVAAGAYKHFDFENDDGMRSLFRTALQYLQGVPNDYYGVDLLDVRTTLTNALNDPTELHGWQIRLDGEEPLARDVDFEYAESLD, from the coding sequence ATGGACGAGCACACGCGGGACCCCTCGGTCGCGCCGCCGGCGGGGGACCCGACGGGCTGGCGGGCGGACGGCCAGTGGGAGCACGCGACGCTGCGGCGGGCCGTAGTCCACGGCGTGCGACTCTACAACGCCGGGGAGTTCCACGAGTCCCACGACTGCTTCGAAGACGAGTGGTACAACTACGGCACGGGAAGCACCGAGAGCGCCTTCCTCCACGGGATGGTCCAGGTCGCGGCCGGCGCGTACAAGCACTTCGACTTCGAGAACGACGACGGCATGCGAAGCCTGTTCAGAACCGCGCTGCAGTACCTCCAGGGCGTGCCGAACGACTACTACGGCGTCGACCTGCTAGACGTGCGGACGACGCTGACCAACGCGCTGAACGATCCGACCGAACTCCACGGGTGGCAGATCCGCCTGGACGGGGAGGAACCCCTCGCGCGGGACGTCGACTTCGAGTACGCGGAGTCGCTCGACTAG